tgttgctttatatataaagcggagTGAAAATCTGTTTCGAGAGAGTAACGGTTGAAGAGAGTAATTGACCAGAGGCAAATGGAGGGGGAGCTGTCTTGGAGCTCATGCTCATGTGTGCCGATGAGCAATAAAATAAAGAAATAGTAAAATAAACCAACTTACTTATTTATAATAAACATTAAGGGTTTTCTAACCTCATGTAAACTTTTGCTGAGAAAAATTAAGTGCTTTAAAAAGCTTTTTTAGCACCAAACTTTATTTATTTTAACCTGTCTTTTCTTTTCTCCATGAAAATTTGAAAGCAGTTGGAAAACAGGAATATGTTCATTATCTATGTATAAATTCTTGATGTACAACATGTAGCGATGAAATAAAATGCATGCACACGATACCGGATGAATTTACCCAAGAAATAAGCTTTGTCCTAAGGGTTATCATGCCGACAAGACGATAATTGCCATTGATGCACAGCCAAATGAGCATGCCGATTTAAAAGAGGCTTAGACGAATCTAGCTCGTAGAACAACGCTCTGCATATCATAAAGATTATGATATACTACCTCTGTTCATAAATATAAGATGGTTTGGCAGTTTAAATACGTCTTACAtttaaaaacagagggagtatataaaTATATACAGGAGACacatttaaaaaataataatctCTCAAGGGGGTAGTCAAGTACTAGCTAGCTTAGGCAGCAAGTGATGGCTAGGTGCTGAGCACTGGCTAGGTAAATTAAGATTATTTTGATCCCCTCCAGCAGGCTAGTCATCTTTTGTTGATTTTTCGTTTTCACGGTAGCTAACCACTCATGCCGAATGGTGCAAGCTAGTCATCTCGACATGCCAATCACTAGAAATATAACCCTATCCAATAAAACTAACTAGTACTAATTGGTGGCCTGCCATCTAAATGAAGTGGTCATCATGCCACCTACTCCCTCCTAGTCTCTCATATAGACGAAGCTAGCATAGTTTTCTTAGGAACATTGATATTTTATCGATTCAACAATGAAACCATACAAGGTCTCCTAGATACAATCCGAAGCAGAAGCGCGAAACGCAAAGCAAACAAGAATTCTTATAAGAATAGGCCAAAACATGGGCGACTACATTAATGTCGATGACATGCTTGAAGGTCGATGAAGTGAAAGCTAGAACCGCATGTTTGATGTTCATAACGACATAGCCCCACACCCGAACGGTCCCGAACCTTGGAGTTGATTTGTTGCACTAGAGAGAGGCAATCAAAGTCGGATGTCACATGCATAAGACATTCCGAGCCAGAAGGACTACACGGCGAAGCGCCAAGGCTTCGACCATCTTCGAGTCGTAAGCTCCGACGAGGGGCTCAGAGCATGCAACATGCACTGCCCTTCATGATCCAGCTCCACCACACCCGGCCCAATCCAGCCTTGTTAAGATTAACAAAAACAGCTGCATCAGAGAAGATCAAAGCAGTACCTGGCGGCGGTGGAGACCAATGGAGCTAGAAGCACAAGTCTCGCGCCTGTGAACATGACTGGTTTGGAAATATGCATCAGGATCATCACCAAATACACACGGATATTAGCAGCAGATAACGTGGATGAGCTAGGCATTGTTAGTTGCCTCTTTGATTAGCAGGATTGTAAAAATATAGAAATAAGAAAAACACGGGATTGGAATATCATGCCAATTGGAATCCTACGGGAGTTAAGTTTGTCTGATTGCTTTATAAAAAAAATTTCTTCCAAAAAGTCGTGGATGCTAGATTTTCTGTGGAATATAGTACAAATGTTCTTTATGAAAAATTTCTATAGGATTCAATcatacgaatcaaacaaccaccTTAGTAAAAGTTCCTAAGGATTCTAATCCTCTAGAAATTCTACGAAATTCCTTTAAATTACATCAGTACAACATTTGATCAAAACTTCATGTTATTGGACAAGTGTTGGTCACAACATGAATTTGGACAATCAAAAAATGCAGTGTTGTCTGACTACACAATTATTAATGCTGGTTATAACCACAATTATCACTTCTATGCAAAGCATAAGTAAGAAAAGAACGTGTCATAGGGAATGTTGGTAATATACAATCATCTCCCAATAAAAGTTGAGTAGTGGTTTCTGAAAATGGTCTTCCAGATAAACCAAGAATGGTAAAGATTAGAATCCCTCACAGAATCACTGATCAGGCCGGTGGCACGTTACCAACACTAATATGTCAAAAAAACACTAATTTGGCCGTACGTAGCAGTAAATAAATAATCATGGCGCGGTTGAGGTTGTACAAAGACTCGTTGTACAAACCCCTCGAGTCTATAGATATATAGGCACCGCTACTCCAGGacattcttcctcttcttcactaGCCAGGCAGCCAGCCAGCCCCCCTTGCTCCTATCTATAAGTACAACCCCTCAACAAAGACATGAGGGTGCAAGGTTGGTTGTCCCCTTGAATTGCTGCCTTTCCTcgtcactctctctctctctcacctccTCCATCGATCCAAGCACGAAACCGCCCAGAAACCTACTGCCCTCTTCACACCTAGCTAGAGCTAGTGTGATTAACCAACGGGTTCTCCCCCCGGCCTACCCAACAATTCGATTGATCCATGGAGGGGGGCAGCAACAGCCCGGACGGGCAGTCGTCGGGCGGCAGCCCGGAGGAGCGCCGGAGCAGCGGAGGGAGGGGGGCGGGGGAGCCGGTGCGCTCGCGGTGGACGCCCAAGCCGGAGCAGATACTCATCCTCGAGTCCATCTTCAACAGCGGCATGGTCAACCCGCCCAAGGACGAGACCGTCCGCATCCGCAAGCTGCTCGAGCGCTTCGGCGCCGTCGGCGACGCCAACGTCTTCTACTGGTTCCAGAACCGTCGTTCCCGCTCAcgccgccgccagcgccagaTGCAGGCCGCtgccgcagcagcagcagcctcCTCGGCTGCCGCCGCAAATAGCTTGCCGGCTGCTAGCGCCACCATCGGTCTTCCATCTGGCACCTGCTCCGTTCACCCCATGGCAATCGGCGGGGGCGCGAGCCAGTACGAGCAGCAGGCGACCTCGTCGTCCTCGTCTGGAAGCACGGGAGGCTCGTCGCTGGGGCTGTTCGCGGCGCACGGCGCTGGGGTGTCGGGTGCCGGCGTTGGGTACCTGCAGGCATCGTGCGGGACATCGTCGCCGCTGGCGTCAGGGCTGATGCCGGACGTCGACAGCGGCGGCAGCGACGATCTCTTCGCCATCTCGCGTCAGATGGGATTCGTTGGGAGCCCCGCCGGATCCTCCTCGGCGGCGCCGAACACCGCCGTGCAGCAGCAGTACTACTCGTGCCAATTGCCGGCAGGTGAGTTGAGCACTGTCGATCATTTTAGTTACGTACTTGGTTGCTCCCTTCAATCGGTTGGTTCATGTGATCCATCTCATGCATGTAACAAATCCACTCACCACTACAAATATTTTCATTGAAAAGACAATCTATGAACTTCTGATGAGAATTGTTACTGGATATGCATGAAACATCCAAAAAGAACTTTTGACGATGGAAATGCTGATTTCACCCTACAGTTTCGTTTGTCTATATTTATGTGAGATGCAGAATTCAAGGAGATCTAGCTTGGATCTTCTGGAGACATACTTTATTTGGTCTTCCTTACATATACTTGTTCTTTAGTCCTTGGATATAGTTCAGTTACAACTTCCTAGTCTATCTGTGCATAAGATCATAGTACGTGATACACCTGTCGTCCTCTCCACCATGGCAT
This genomic window from Aegilops tauschii subsp. strangulata cultivar AL8/78 chromosome 4, Aet v6.0, whole genome shotgun sequence contains:
- the LOC109750120 gene encoding WUSCHEL-related homeobox 6 isoform X2, coding for MEGGSNSPDGQSSGGSPEERRSSGGRGAGEPVRSRWTPKPEQILILESIFNSGMVNPPKDETVRIRKLLERFGAVGDANVFYWFQNRRSRSRRRQRQMQAAAAAAAASSAAAANSLPAASATIGLPSGTCSVHPMAIGGGASQYEQQATSSSSSGSTGGSSLGLFAAHGAGVSGAGVGYLQASCGTSSPLASGLMPDVDSGGSDDLFAISRQMGFVGSPAGSSSAAPNTAVQQQYYSCQLPAATITVFINGVPMEVPRGPIDLRAMFGQDVVLLHSTGTLLPVNDYGILIQSLQMGESYFLVSRQA
- the LOC109750120 gene encoding WUSCHEL-related homeobox 6 isoform X1 — protein: MEGGSNSPDGQSSGGSPEERRSSGGRGAGEPVRSRWTPKPEQILILESIFNSGMVNPPKDETVRIRKLLERFGAVGDANVFYWFQNRRSRSRRRQRQMQAAAAAAAASSAAAANSLPAASATIGLPSGTCSVHPMAIGGGASQYEQQATSSSSSGSTGGSSLGLFAAHGAGVSGAGVGYLQASCGTSSPLASGLMPDVDSGGSDDLFAISRQMGFVGSPAGSSSAAPNTAVQQQYYSCQLPAATITVFINGVPMEVPRGPIDLRAMFGQDVVLLHSTGTLLPVNDYGILIQSLQMGESYFLVTIHIASQVHSSS